A single window of Aspergillus puulaauensis MK2 DNA, chromosome 5, nearly complete sequence DNA harbors:
- a CDS encoding FTFMHR domain-containing protein (COG:K;~EggNog:ENOG410PFYS;~InterPro:IPR036236,IPR013087,IPR007219;~PFAM:PF00096,PF04082;~go_function: GO:0003677 - DNA binding [Evidence IEA];~go_function: GO:0008270 - zinc ion binding [Evidence IEA];~go_process: GO:0006351 - transcription, DNA-templated [Evidence IEA]) yields MSPSRSCHRCSHCAREFARAEHLVRHERIHTREKPFKCNLCDQGFSRSDLLRRHERRAHPPRSACGRVSRQHTSSPCQGDMRISETRRFSPMDAAECPNAWALGGEQPPLSDTDLAFSLAESLLPDDLCWLSQLQIPSDAACAPHQTAGLLSDVPSGQSVLSRPGSPLPQSIAAGPSSTDSVLISDISQQQWQSLRVEVIQSGYHKTLPAPAPLSQLVRRYFGSFHRHQPFLHAATWSFETAHTSLILAMAASGALYSLEGDTAEELCQAAVACLQSEKTGLWTLQSLMVLTAFRAWSGSPDHLQTALDFYGRMTVLVRREWANVPCQTETWEAITYCIFTLMTLVTIAFDIPAPVQPENRFGMPCDESQWAAKTTDEWSQCVHSPEDAVTTAPLSVSVVVDQLMSDEAQHIPAHISAFGCHIIISCLVQRIILFRQALPEPAEGDHRPMYYRFLRALRRWQQIWEREPNASLSPSSPQGPMLFNSTALLRAAYMRLAADYSSVRQVFSWCDSVTTIEAAIWEVCPMRRGPSATRAALHACLALRVPEQLGFNVVSRTSFWVWSVQHPICYFECAIVLSQWLLSFAGPANPSPGVEPVSDEEWKVLELVSQMLSISVYDGPAPAAPPAIVLTQMASTVLQRWAQLLDTKATTVWGLIPKLSHVLLLHAENITANCTS; encoded by the exons ATGTCCCCATCACGGTCATGCCATCGGTGCTCTCACTGCGCGAGGGAGTTTGCTCGCGCCGAGCACCTGGTTCGCCACGAGCGCATTC ATACCAGAGAGAAGCCGTTCAAATGCAATCTTTGCGACCAGGGCTTCTCGCGATCCGATCTCCTTCGTCGCCACGAGAGGAGGGCGCATCCTCCTCGTAGTGCATGTGGCCGCGTCTCACGACAGCACACTTCATCGCCGTGTCAGGGAGATATGAGAATC TCAGAGACTCGCCGTTTCTCCCCGATGGACGCTGCCGAGTGCCCCAACGCCTGGGCGTTAGGGGGCGAACAACCCCCCTTGTCCGACACCGACTTGGCCTTTTCACTGGCAGAGAGCCTGCTTCCTGACGACCTTTGCTGGCTCAGCCAACTTCAAATTCCGAGTGATGCCGCATGCGCACCACATCAAACAGCCGGACTCCTTTCGGATGTGCCGAGTGGGCAGTCCGTCTTATCTCGCCCTGGATCTCCCCTGCCGCAGAGCATTGCAGCCGGGCCCTCGAGCACCGACTCCGTACTGATATCTGACATTtcgcagcagcaatggcaatcTCTGCGAGTGGAGGTTATACAGAGCGGATATCACAAGACATTGCCAGCACCCGCCCCTCTGTCACAGCTTGTGCGGCGCTATTTTGGTAgcttccaccgccaccagcCCTTCCTTCACGCAGCCACCTGGTCCTTTGAGACTGCGCACACATCCTTGATTCTCGCAATGGCGGCAAGCGGCGCCCTATATAGCCTTGAGGGAGATACCGCAGAAGAGCTGTGCCAAGCCGCAGTAGCATGCCTGCAGTCTGAGAAGACGGGACTTTGGACACTACAATCACTGATGGTCTTGACGGCCTTCCGTGCCTGGAGCGGCAGTCCCGATCATCTGCAAACGGCGCTTGATTTCTATGGTCGAATGACGGTGCTTGTCCGCCGAGAGTGGGCGAATGTTCCTTGTCAAACCGAGACTTGGGAAGC AATCACGTACTGTATTTTCACCCTGATGACGCTTGTTACCATCGCTTTTGATATCCCCGCCCCGGTCCAGCCTGAGAATCGGTTCGGCATGCCCTGCGATGAAAGCCAATGGGCCGCCAAAACAACGGACGAATGGTCTCAGTGCGTCCACAGCCCAGAAGACGCAGTCACCACAGCGCCACTGTCCGTAAGCGTGGTGGTGGATCAGCTAATGAGTGACGAAGCGCAGCACATCCCCGCCCACATCTCGGCCTTTGGGTGCCACATTATCATTTCCTGCCTTGTGCAGCGAATCATCCTATTCCGCCAGGCTTTGCCAGAGCCCGCAGAGGGCGACCACAGGCCGATGTACTACCGCTTCCTCCGTGCTCTACGCAGGTGGCAGCAGATATGGGAGCGCGAGCCCAACGCTTCCCTGTCGCCGAGTAGCCCCCAAGGACCCATGCTGTTCAATAGCACCGCTCTACTACGGGCCGCTTACATGCGTCTGGCAGCCGATTACTCCTCCGTGCGCCAGGTATTCAGCTGGTGTGATTCTGTAACCACCATTGAAGCAGCCATCTGGGAAGTGTGTCCAATGCGCCGGGGTCCAAGTGCCACGCGAGCGGCGCTCCATGCCTGTCTCGCTCTCAGGGTCCCGGAGCAACTAGGGTTCAATGTTGTTTCACGCACCAGCTTCTGGGTATGGAGTGTGCAGCACCCCATCTGCTACTTTGAGTGTGCGATAGTTTTGTCTCAATGGCTGCTCTCCTTTGCTGGTCCGGCCAACCCTAGCCCTGGCGTTGAACCTGTGTCTGACGAGGAGTGGAAGGTCTTGGAACTGGTTTCCCAGATGCTCAGTATCTCTGTCTACGATGGCCCAGCCCCTGCAGCCCCGCCTGCAATTGTGTTAACGCAGATGGCCTCGACTGTTCTACAACGATGGGCGCAGTTATTAGATACAAAGGCGACAACGGTCTGGGGCTTGATTCCCAAGCTATCTCATGTCCTACTTCTGCACGCAGAGAACATCACAGCGAATTGTACATCATAG
- a CDS encoding uncharacterized protein (COG:G;~EggNog:ENOG410PWG6;~InterPro:IPR020846,IPR011701,IPR036259;~PFAM:PF07690;~TransMembrane:12 (i50-68o88-107i119-140o146-169i181-202o214-236i290-310o322-345i357-375o381-402i414-433o445-468i);~go_function: GO:0022857 - transmembrane transporter activity [Evidence IEA];~go_process: GO:0055085 - transmembrane transport [Evidence IEA]), with product MSRGSDIVDKSDEGPMSQHIGNIAEGEKVSDPNPWDAETRRQERRLVRKLDMTLMPMVWVLYLFNYLDRNNIAQARLNSFEQDLHLEGSQYNTAISILNVGYMLMQLPSNMIITRVRPSLYIAIWVCVWSCVSACTGAVHNYGQLIAVRLILGVSEAPFFPGVFYLLSCWYTKKELALRTAVLYSGLVLATAFSGLLAAGIFSGLDGSRGLAGWRWLFIIEGAGSFIAGVGALFLLPDFPGTRTGSTKWLFSESECVLAIERIQRDQVSNQEADRSVWLGLKSAVKDPRVAVFALMLCANHTAYGFNNFYPSIVKGFQLGNTVVTLLCTCPPYIVGALISFGVAWSSDRLGDRGYHIGGSMATAVIGFVISVSTLNTAARYFSSFLYICGCFAANSLVYTWAASAVSQTPEKRACATAIINLTSQFGNIWSPYFFRDGDEPRYTLAMILMMAFSVLSIGCCAVMKWTLNRDNRKLIARYQGTGQEPNLHVL from the exons ATGTCCCGTGGAAGCGACATAGTCGACAAGTCCGACGAAGGTCCGATGTCTCAGCATATTggcaacatcgccgagggcgagaaagTCTCAGACCCCAACCCCTGGGACGCAGAGACTCGTAGGCAGGAGAGACGCCTCGTCAGAAAGTTGGACATGACCCTGATGCCGATGGTATGGGTTCTTTACTTGTTCAACTACCTGGATCGCAACAATATCGC ACAAGCCAGGCTGAACTCCTTTGAGCAAGACCTTCACCTCGAAGGAAGTCAGTACAACACCGCCATCTCTATCTTGAACGTCGG CTACATGCTCATGCAGCTGCCCAGCAATATGATAATCACCCGCGTTCGCCCCTCCCTCTACATTGCAATTTGGGTTTGTGTCTGGTCCTGTGTGTCTGCCTGTACAGGAGCCGTTCACAACTACGGACAGCTAATCGCGGTCCGCTTGATATTGGGTGTTTCTGAAGCTCCGTTCTTCCCTGGGGTGTTCTACCTGCTATCCTGCTGGTACACCAAAAAGGAGCTAGCACTGAGAACAGCTGTCCTATACTCCGGGCTGGTGCTCGCAACTGCATTCTCCGGGCTCCTTGCCGCAGGGATATTTTCAGGGCTGGATGGGTCTCGTGGACTGGCAGGGTGGCGCTGGCTCTTCATTATCGAGGGGGCGGGCAGCTTTATTGCAGGCGTGGGGGCATTATTCCTCCTCCCTGATTTTCCAGGGACACGAACGGGCTCGACAAAGTGGCTCTTCAGTGAGTCGGAGTGTGTGCTGGCCATCGAGCGTATCCAAAGGGACCAGGTATCCAACCAGGAGGCAGATCGGTCCGTTTGGCTTGGACTGAAGTCCGCCGTAAAGGACCCCCGTGTCGCTGTGTTT GCTCTCATGCTGTGTGCTAACCACACAGCCTATGGCTTCAACAACTTCTACCCCTCCATCGTCAAAGGCTTCCAGCTTGGCAACACCGTGGTGACACTCCTGTGCACCTGTCCCCCATATATTGTCGGAGCTTTGATTTCGTTTGGCGTAGCATGGTCGAGCGATCGGTTAGGTGATCGAGGCTACCATATTGGCGGCTCAATGGCTACCGCTGTGATCGGGTTCGTCATCAGCGTGTCCACCCTGAACACGGCCGCTCGATATTTCTCGTCGTTTCTGTATATCTGCGGCTGCTTCGCTGCCAACTCGCTGGTGTATACGTGGGCTGCGTCCGCGGTGAGCCAGACGCCCGAGAAGCGAGCGTGCGCCACCGCTATAATTAACCTCACCAGCCAGTTTGGAAACATCTGGAGCCCGTATTTCTTCCGGGACGGGGATGAGCCGCGATACACGCTGGCAATGATCCTGATGATGGCGTTTTCGGTGTTGAGTATCGGGTGCTGTGCGGTTATGAAATGGACGCTGAACAGGGACAACCGCAAGCTGATTGCAAGGTACCAAGGGACAGGCCAGGAGCCGAATCTGCATGTTCTGTAG